In Halorhabdus tiamatea SARL4B, a genomic segment contains:
- a CDS encoding MFS transporter yields the protein MSSAASTNESSLVVSLVGGSHVVNHMYFMLLPPIFGALKADLGVSDPQAGAALGLVGVVVTALQLPLGYVADAYSRTAVLGLSLSMGALGAALTATATSYPWLLVAAAVTGLGIAGHHPAHYPLLAAATDPSTRGRAYSVHGFTGVLGFAAPPAIVGGASALGFDWRVAIGAIAAVGGIYGVVCLMTFRRAVSTDVTHPDPDQRPEDGLDVAAVPSRAARWFQSVLSSPAFVLLGILWFLTSVAAWGIKAYTAPLLSGTYGVADGTANLVVAAMLTTGALLIFLGGWLSDRVSAGAVLLVGYVALIGVAGLLAWGALPTVAALGVVLVLSATVDGSRPARAKLADALSAEGDVGKNFGLLTIGISGGGAVAPPAFGVVLGWTSIETVFGIIAGVGVLAVAMTLVVVSVGEQSLDGSTQPAK from the coding sequence GTGTCTTCGGCTGCGTCCACAAATGAATCCTCGCTCGTCGTGAGTCTCGTCGGCGGCTCTCACGTCGTCAACCACATGTACTTCATGCTGTTGCCGCCGATATTCGGGGCGTTGAAGGCCGATCTGGGCGTCAGCGATCCACAGGCCGGCGCGGCGCTGGGGCTGGTCGGCGTGGTGGTGACGGCGCTGCAGTTGCCACTGGGGTACGTCGCCGACGCCTACAGTCGGACGGCCGTCCTCGGACTCTCACTGTCGATGGGCGCACTCGGGGCCGCGCTGACGGCGACGGCGACTTCCTACCCGTGGTTGCTCGTCGCCGCGGCCGTGACGGGACTCGGCATCGCCGGCCACCACCCCGCACACTACCCGTTGCTCGCGGCGGCCACCGACCCGTCGACGCGCGGGCGAGCCTACAGCGTCCACGGGTTCACCGGTGTTCTCGGGTTCGCCGCGCCGCCGGCGATCGTCGGCGGGGCGAGCGCGCTCGGGTTCGACTGGCGCGTCGCCATCGGTGCGATCGCCGCCGTCGGGGGGATCTACGGCGTGGTCTGCCTGATGACCTTCCGCCGCGCGGTCAGTACCGACGTCACTCACCCCGATCCCGACCAGCGCCCCGAAGACGGCCTCGACGTTGCCGCAGTACCCTCTCGCGCGGCCCGCTGGTTCCAGTCCGTGCTGTCCTCGCCCGCGTTCGTCCTCCTCGGAATCCTGTGGTTCCTGACGTCGGTCGCCGCCTGGGGGATCAAAGCCTACACCGCGCCGCTGCTCTCGGGCACCTACGGCGTGGCCGACGGGACGGCGAACCTCGTGGTCGCGGCGATGCTGACGACCGGGGCCCTGTTGATCTTCCTCGGCGGGTGGCTGTCCGACCGGGTTTCGGCCGGAGCGGTCCTGCTCGTCGGCTATGTCGCGCTGATCGGTGTGGCGGGTCTCCTCGCCTGGGGCGCGCTCCCGACGGTCGCTGCGCTCGGGGTGGTGCTCGTCCTGAGCGCGACCGTCGATGGAAGTCGACCGGCACGCGCAAAACTCGCCGACGCGCTCTCGGCGGAGGGCGACGTGGGCAAGAACTTCGGCCTGCTCACTATCGGCATCTCCGGGGGCGGTGCAGTCGCGCCGCCCGCCTTCGGCGTCGTTCTCGGTTGGACTTCGATCGAGACCGTCTTCGGCATCATCGCCGGCGTCGGCGTCCTCGCGGTCGCGATGACGCTGGTCGTCGTCTCCGTGGGCGAACAGTCCCTGGACGGCTCGACGCAACCGGCCAAGTGA
- a CDS encoding universal stress protein, which produces MATQILVPTDGSGRSTERIQHAFDLAADREAMVHVLYVVDTQRYGEPALSSAEVLIDCLEDDGREHLRSLVESGDRRGVTVEEHCRHGRPADEIAAAAEELAVDLIVPCLSDVTPAQLRHQGVDSNRIADPRSPMTA; this is translated from the coding sequence ATGGCAACACAAATATTGGTCCCGACGGACGGAAGCGGCCGGTCAACCGAGCGGATCCAACACGCGTTCGATCTCGCGGCTGATCGAGAGGCGATGGTCCACGTGCTGTACGTCGTCGACACCCAGCGGTACGGCGAGCCGGCACTGAGTAGCGCCGAGGTGTTGATCGACTGTCTCGAGGACGACGGTCGCGAGCACTTGCGCTCGCTCGTCGAAAGTGGGGACCGTCGCGGCGTGACCGTCGAGGAACACTGTCGGCATGGTCGTCCAGCCGACGAGATCGCCGCGGCGGCCGAGGAACTGGCCGTGGACCTGATCGTCCCCTGTCTGTCCGACGTGACACCCGCACAGCTCCGTCACCAGGGTGTCGACTCGAATCGGATCGCCGATCCACGCTCGCCGATGACAGCCTGA
- a CDS encoding 2-oxoacid:acceptor oxidoreductase subunit alpha, with protein MTDNELIWRIAGGSGDGIASTSQNFAKALMRAGLNIFTHRHYPSRIRGGHTYVEVRAKDEEVTSRGDGYNFLLSLGDSFARNPAEDAYYGNEERKPLAENLDELREGGVIVYDTGLFDEDEVAELNLEERAAENDWHVYPVNLREIAREHGRDVMRNTAGVGITAALLGMDVSYFEELITQNMSGDIQEDNLNVLADAYEQAQDFEFTHDLEVPTGDNETEMALMNGSQSIAYGAFDEGCRFISGYPMTPWTEVFTIMSQHMSEFGGVAEQVEDEIAAAAMALGASHAGVKAMSGSSGGGFALMSEPLGLAEMTETPIVLVEAMRAGPSTGMPTKPEQGDLEHVLYTSQGDSARVVFAPAGVKEAYEQTRTAFEIAYDYQIPAIVVYDQKIEGELRSVPVEFFDREPDADLGKVLSEAEIKEAAHHEAGAFQRFDPNAEDGVSPRTVPGQKGGRHLTSGNETNDYGHIDEDPDNRVAHMSRRIGKLDTIREDLDAGETNQAYRGPEDAEYGIVTWGSQQGTVFEAVDRLNDEGHSVKAIGVSDLMPYPEAEMTEFLESVEEAIVVEMNASGQFKGLTQKELGRFGDKLSSLLKYNGNPFEPAEIVEGFEAIVENEPDIPGNSTTFVPAAGD; from the coding sequence ATGACAGACAACGAACTCATCTGGCGAATCGCGGGTGGTTCCGGCGACGGGATCGCCTCGACGAGCCAGAATTTCGCCAAAGCCCTGATGCGGGCTGGGCTCAACATTTTCACGCACCGACACTACCCGTCGCGGATTCGCGGTGGCCACACGTACGTCGAAGTACGGGCCAAAGACGAGGAGGTAACCTCCCGTGGAGACGGGTATAACTTCCTGTTGTCGCTCGGTGACAGTTTCGCCCGGAACCCCGCGGAAGACGCCTACTACGGCAACGAGGAACGCAAACCCCTCGCCGAGAACCTCGACGAACTTCGGGAGGGTGGTGTCATCGTCTACGATACCGGCCTGTTCGACGAGGACGAAGTCGCCGAGTTGAACCTCGAAGAGCGTGCCGCGGAGAACGACTGGCACGTCTACCCGGTCAATCTCCGGGAGATCGCACGCGAACACGGCCGTGACGTCATGCGGAACACGGCCGGCGTCGGGATTACCGCCGCGCTGCTGGGGATGGACGTCTCCTATTTCGAGGAGCTCATCACCCAGAACATGTCCGGTGACATTCAGGAAGACAACCTGAACGTCCTCGCCGACGCCTACGAGCAGGCCCAGGACTTCGAGTTCACCCACGATCTCGAAGTTCCCACCGGCGACAACGAGACCGAGATGGCCCTGATGAACGGCTCGCAGTCGATCGCCTACGGCGCGTTCGACGAGGGCTGTCGGTTCATCTCCGGCTATCCGATGACGCCGTGGACAGAAGTGTTCACGATCATGTCTCAGCACATGAGCGAGTTCGGCGGCGTCGCCGAGCAGGTCGAAGACGAGATCGCCGCCGCGGCGATGGCGCTGGGCGCGAGTCACGCCGGCGTCAAGGCGATGTCCGGCTCCTCTGGCGGCGGATTCGCCCTGATGTCCGAGCCACTCGGCCTCGCTGAGATGACCGAGACGCCGATCGTGCTGGTCGAGGCGATGCGGGCCGGTCCCTCCACGGGGATGCCCACCAAGCCCGAGCAGGGCGACCTCGAACACGTTCTATATACGAGCCAGGGCGACTCCGCCCGCGTCGTCTTCGCGCCGGCAGGCGTCAAGGAAGCCTACGAGCAAACCCGGACAGCCTTCGAGATCGCCTACGACTACCAGATCCCGGCGATCGTCGTCTACGACCAGAAGATCGAGGGCGAACTCCGCTCGGTGCCGGTCGAGTTCTTCGACCGGGAACCCGACGCGGACCTCGGCAAAGTCCTCTCCGAGGCGGAGATCAAGGAAGCAGCCCACCACGAGGCGGGCGCGTTCCAGCGCTTCGACCCGAACGCCGAGGACGGCGTCAGTCCGCGGACCGTCCCCGGCCAGAAGGGCGGTCGCCACCTCACGTCGGGTAACGAGACCAACGACTACGGCCACATCGACGAGGACCCGGACAACCGGGTCGCCCACATGTCGCGTCGGATCGGCAAACTCGATACCATCCGCGAGGATCTCGACGCGGGCGAGACCAACCAGGCGTATCGTGGGCCCGAGGACGCCGAGTACGGCATCGTCACGTGGGGTAGCCAGCAGGGCACGGTCTTCGAGGCCGTCGATCGACTCAACGACGAGGGCCACTCGGTGAAGGCCATCGGCGTCAGCGATCTCATGCCCTACCCCGAGGCCGAGATGACCGAATTCTTAGAGAGTGTCGAGGAGGCGATCGTCGTCGAGATGAACGCCAGCGGGCAGTTCAAGGGGCTGACCCAGAAGGAACTCGGACGCTTTGGCGACAAACTCTCGAGTCTCCTGAAGTACAACGGCAACCCCTTCGAGCCGGCCGAGATCGTCGAGGGCTTCGAGGCCATCGTCGAGAACGAGCCCGACATCCCCGGCAATTCGACTACCTTCGTCCCAGCGGCAGGTGACTAA
- the lrpA1 gene encoding HTH-type transcriptional regulator LrpA1 — MSAEATEKRILEVLEADAQASYAEIADQVGVSKPTVRKYIQRLEDDGVIVGYSADVDPKKLPGETIAIVGVDVESEAYVDISRALKDVDAIEALYTSSGDHTLMAEMRAPDGDALGDVINDEIRSLEGVAAVHPSFLQERLK; from the coding sequence ATGAGCGCCGAAGCGACGGAAAAACGAATACTCGAGGTGTTAGAGGCGGACGCCCAGGCCTCCTACGCCGAGATCGCCGACCAGGTAGGTGTATCGAAACCGACTGTCCGGAAATATATCCAGCGACTCGAAGACGACGGCGTCATCGTGGGGTACTCTGCCGACGTCGATCCGAAGAAGCTCCCCGGTGAAACCATCGCGATCGTCGGCGTCGACGTCGAGAGCGAGGCGTACGTCGACATCTCGCGTGCACTGAAGGACGTCGACGCGATCGAAGCGTTGTACACCTCCAGCGGCGACCATACGCTGATGGCCGAGATGCGCGCGCCGGACGGTGACGCACTCGGGGACGTCATCAACGACGAGATCAGGTCGCTCGAGGGCGTCGCCGCCGTCCACCCATCGTTTTTGCAAGAACGCTTGAAGTAG
- a CDS encoding sensor histidine kinase produces the protein MDFVRLGSGASVSATGAVVFAIALSAVWNGYASLYDLALAGLGIVVGLTLVAAGAALVVLDALRTNHVLRVAGWNALGVLVLGIVLALVAASPSVSLPPAVVADVLGVSAVAHVLIGVNDVRRIRVGELARERQKLAVLNRIVRHNLRNDAQVLLGNAEGLTAELADDRLAKMAETIAAKATGLASMNEKLGVFQAAIDHDPDAERGVDVREIVSSVRENLLADYPDADVELAVPDSLAVRADDKLAAALEEAIENAIVHTGGPVTVSAARSDGHVEISVTDEGPGIPEHERVSITGDTEITQLEHGTGVGLWVIRSVVDAYDGTVSIDTTDGTTVTIHLPAA, from the coding sequence ATGGATTTCGTCCGTCTCGGCAGTGGGGCGTCGGTGAGTGCGACCGGTGCCGTCGTCTTCGCGATCGCGCTGTCGGCCGTCTGGAACGGCTATGCCTCACTCTATGACCTGGCGCTGGCCGGCCTCGGCATCGTCGTCGGCCTCACGCTCGTGGCCGCAGGCGCGGCGCTGGTCGTGCTCGACGCCCTCCGGACCAATCACGTTCTCCGCGTGGCCGGCTGGAACGCGCTCGGTGTCCTCGTTCTCGGGATTGTCCTCGCTCTGGTCGCCGCGAGCCCGTCGGTTTCGCTGCCACCAGCCGTCGTCGCCGACGTGCTCGGCGTCAGTGCCGTCGCACACGTCCTCATCGGCGTCAACGACGTCCGCCGGATCAGGGTCGGCGAACTGGCACGCGAACGTCAAAAACTCGCCGTCCTCAACCGGATCGTCCGTCACAACCTCCGCAACGACGCCCAGGTACTGCTGGGAAACGCCGAGGGACTCACTGCCGAACTCGCGGACGACCGCCTGGCCAAGATGGCCGAGACGATCGCGGCGAAAGCGACCGGACTGGCGTCGATGAACGAGAAACTCGGCGTTTTCCAGGCTGCGATCGACCACGATCCTGACGCCGAACGCGGAGTCGACGTCCGCGAGATTGTCTCCTCGGTTCGCGAGAATCTCCTCGCTGACTATCCCGACGCCGACGTCGAACTAGCTGTGCCCGACTCACTGGCCGTTCGCGCGGACGACAAACTCGCCGCCGCGCTCGAAGAGGCAATCGAGAACGCGATCGTCCACACTGGCGGGCCGGTGACGGTCTCGGCCGCCCGAAGTGACGGCCACGTCGAGATCAGCGTCACTGACGAGGGCCCCGGAATCCCCGAGCACGAACGCGTCTCGATCACTGGTGACACCGAGATTACTCAACTCGAACACGGAACGGGTGTCGGCCTGTGGGTCATTCGCTCGGTCGTCGACGCTTACGACGGCACTGTCTCGATCGACACGACCGACGGCACGACGGTGACGATCCACTTGCCGGCAGCCTGA
- a CDS encoding mechanosensitive ion channel family protein, whose product MARRLSSALVVLAVASALSALAVGRAGVPWFGPDGEALLVEGLTVLAILSAAFGSYWLVLAYLASHAVDKRRRHDARNVLRLAFGIVATVATLGALTDQWVGMLVSLGVVGFAITFALQQPLFSLIGWFYILVNRPYQVGDRIAIEDTRGDVVSIGFFVTEVWEIDGELVSTNQPSGRIITVPNSGVLSSHVVNFYGEGVPYVWNELSVQVAYETDLDFATDVMIDVADDHLGEEMAREIAKYRDRLAETPVELDVVEEPTVNVRQAESWVELRLRYLVHPRRGTRARNAMYEAILRRFNDNPDRVGFPVSRSR is encoded by the coding sequence ATGGCGCGACGACTTTCCTCCGCGCTCGTCGTTCTTGCCGTCGCAAGCGCCCTTTCGGCCCTTGCCGTCGGTCGGGCCGGCGTGCCGTGGTTCGGCCCTGACGGCGAGGCATTGCTCGTCGAGGGACTGACTGTCCTTGCGATCCTTTCGGCGGCTTTCGGGAGTTACTGGCTCGTCCTGGCATACCTCGCGTCCCACGCGGTAGACAAGCGCCGCCGCCACGACGCCCGGAATGTCCTTCGACTCGCGTTCGGGATCGTCGCGACCGTCGCGACGCTGGGGGCCCTCACCGACCAGTGGGTCGGGATGCTCGTCTCGCTGGGCGTCGTCGGCTTTGCGATCACTTTCGCCCTCCAGCAGCCCCTGTTCTCGCTGATCGGCTGGTTCTACATCCTCGTCAACCGCCCCTACCAGGTCGGCGATCGGATCGCCATCGAGGACACGCGCGGGGACGTCGTCTCGATCGGCTTCTTCGTCACGGAGGTCTGGGAGATCGACGGTGAGCTCGTCTCGACGAACCAGCCCTCGGGCCGGATCATCACCGTCCCGAACAGCGGCGTCCTCTCGAGTCACGTCGTCAACTTCTACGGCGAGGGCGTCCCGTACGTCTGGAACGAGCTATCCGTCCAGGTCGCCTACGAGACCGATCTGGACTTCGCGACGGACGTGATGATCGACGTCGCAGACGATCACCTCGGCGAAGAGATGGCCCGAGAGATCGCGAAGTACCGCGATCGCCTCGCGGAAACGCCCGTCGAACTCGACGTGGTCGAGGAGCCGACGGTCAACGTCCGCCAGGCGGAGTCCTGGGTCGAGTTGCGCCTCCGGTATCTCGTCCATCCCCGGCGGGGGACCCGCGCTCGAAACGCGATGTACGAGGCGATTCTTCGACGGTTCAACGACAATCCAGATCGCGTGGGCTTTCCGGTCAGTCGGAGTCGGTGA
- a CDS encoding chemotaxis protein CheC → MSLMIDIRKLALFNKMAKEGGNTVAEHLSTMTGMETEMEITKINFIDVPDIKTHIGDEKQIGISIELEEPPHGHILFLLNADSAKDLAQGMMGDMGGGEPDQDGFTDMERSAIQEIGNIMTSGFIDGWANVLETTIDISTPTFTYGPGSGMVDELVGERDSEMALMFDSRVQALDSDIDVKVYTFPELEELVELMQEIEV, encoded by the coding sequence ATGAGTCTGATGATCGACATCCGGAAGCTCGCGTTGTTCAACAAGATGGCCAAGGAGGGGGGCAACACGGTCGCCGAGCACCTCAGTACGATGACCGGGATGGAGACCGAGATGGAGATCACCAAGATCAACTTCATCGACGTCCCCGACATCAAGACCCACATCGGCGACGAGAAACAGATCGGGATCAGCATCGAACTCGAAGAGCCACCCCACGGCCACATTCTCTTTCTGCTGAACGCCGACAGCGCCAAGGATCTCGCTCAGGGCATGATGGGCGATATGGGTGGGGGAGAGCCCGACCAGGACGGGTTCACGGACATGGAGCGGTCGGCGATCCAGGAGATCGGCAACATCATGACCTCGGGGTTCATCGACGGGTGGGCCAACGTCCTCGAGACGACCATCGACATCTCGACGCCGACGTTCACCTACGGGCCAGGCAGCGGCATGGTCGACGAACTCGTCGGCGAACGGGATTCCGAAATGGCACTCATGTTCGACTCACGGGTCCAGGCACTCGATTCAGACATCGACGTGAAGGTCTACACCTTCCCGGAACTCGAAGAACTCGTCGAACTGATGCAGGAAATCGAAGTGTAG
- a CDS encoding Lrp/AsnC family transcriptional regulator, giving the protein MDSRDELLELLRENARYSTAELARLADMDEDAVEETIADLEAAGALRGYQAVVDWGALDRERVRATVELNVTLDRETSYSDIADRIVKYPEVTTLRLMSGDYDFLMEVEGDSMSEVSWFISEKVAPIPEITQTVTHYVMDSYKENGIEFGDGDDDDRLSISP; this is encoded by the coding sequence ATGGACAGTCGCGACGAACTCCTGGAGTTGCTTCGAGAGAACGCCCGGTACTCGACGGCCGAACTCGCCCGATTGGCCGACATGGACGAAGACGCTGTCGAGGAGACGATCGCCGACCTCGAAGCCGCCGGGGCACTCCGGGGCTACCAGGCCGTCGTCGACTGGGGTGCGCTCGATCGGGAGCGCGTACGCGCGACGGTAGAACTCAACGTCACGCTCGATCGCGAGACCAGCTACAGCGACATCGCCGACCGGATCGTGAAGTACCCCGAAGTCACCACGCTGCGGCTGATGAGCGGCGACTACGACTTCCTCATGGAGGTGGAGGGCGACTCGATGAGCGAGGTGTCGTGGTTCATCAGCGAGAAGGTCGCGCCGATCCCCGAGATCACCCAGACCGTGACGCATTACGTGATGGACTCCTACAAGGAGAACGGCATCGAGTTCGGCGACGGCGACGACGACGATCGTCTCTCGATCTCGCCATGA
- a CDS encoding Gfo/Idh/MocA family protein: MDDIRYGIVGCGAIGEIHAEAVESADGATLVACTSRSLDGAREFADAYDLDGAYDDVGEMIEGSDLDAVSVCTPSGTHAEVVIEAAKAGAAVLCEKPLDVYADRMDRMIAACEDAGVTLAGVFQQRFQPATRRAKAAIEAGDLGGPVLGDAQVKWFRPQAYYDGADWKGTREFDGGVLLSQAIHTIDRLQWLVGGVESVRAVTTTHDRDLADGCETTAALSLRFANGALGTVSATTATKGGDDRIEINGTDGSITLAGGDIAAFEVGTGEETNYGAETTTVDVDVATLAWGEGHALAVEDFVEALREGRDPAVPGREARRAVDVILAAKAAAVRDEAVAVANVRMGRIPEANAPGQ, from the coding sequence ATGGACGACATTCGGTACGGCATCGTCGGCTGTGGCGCGATCGGGGAGATACACGCCGAGGCCGTCGAATCGGCCGACGGAGCGACGCTCGTCGCGTGTACGAGCCGATCGCTCGACGGGGCACGGGAGTTCGCCGACGCATACGACCTCGATGGGGCATACGACGACGTTGGCGAGATGATCGAGGGCAGCGATCTCGACGCCGTCAGCGTTTGCACACCGAGCGGGACCCACGCCGAAGTCGTGATCGAGGCAGCGAAGGCAGGTGCGGCCGTCCTCTGTGAGAAACCACTCGACGTCTACGCCGACCGAATGGATCGGATGATCGCCGCCTGCGAGGACGCCGGCGTGACGCTGGCGGGCGTCTTCCAGCAGCGCTTTCAGCCCGCGACCCGGCGGGCGAAGGCGGCGATCGAGGCCGGCGACCTCGGCGGGCCGGTACTCGGCGACGCCCAGGTCAAGTGGTTCCGACCACAGGCCTACTACGACGGGGCCGACTGGAAAGGGACGCGCGAATTCGACGGCGGTGTTCTCCTGAGCCAGGCGATCCACACGATCGACCGACTACAGTGGCTCGTGGGCGGCGTCGAGTCGGTACGAGCGGTGACCACCACCCACGACCGCGATCTCGCGGACGGGTGTGAGACAACCGCGGCACTCTCCCTGCGATTTGCGAACGGTGCGCTCGGGACAGTCTCGGCGACCACGGCGACGAAAGGTGGCGACGACCGTATCGAGATCAACGGCACCGACGGGTCGATCACGCTCGCCGGCGGCGATATCGCCGCCTTCGAGGTCGGCACTGGCGAGGAAACCAACTACGGGGCCGAGACGACTACCGTCGACGTCGACGTCGCGACCCTGGCGTGGGGCGAAGGCCACGCGCTGGCCGTCGAGGACTTCGTCGAGGCGCTTCGCGAGGGCCGAGACCCCGCCGTCCCTGGCCGGGAAGCGCGCCGGGCTGTCGACGTGATTCTCGCCGCGAAGGCGGCCGCAGTCCGGGACGAGGCAGTCGCCGTCGCGAACGTTCGTATGGGGCGGATTCCAGAAGCGAACGCGCCCGGACAGTGA
- a CDS encoding thiamine pyrophosphate-dependent enzyme, protein MSAFSAIGEDREIDSEEYTPGIEPQATWCPGCGDFSVLKALKQAMPEVGRTPEEVLTVTGIGCSSKLNSYFDSYGFHSIHGRSLPIARAAKLANPDLEVIAAGGDGDGYGIGGNHFMHTARENHDMTYIVFNNEIFGLTKGQTSPTSPKGHKSKTQPHGSAKSPIRPLSLALTSGASYIARTAAVNPNQAKEILVEAIEHDGFAHVDFLTQCPTWNKDAKQYVPYTDVQESEDYDFDVTDRREAGEMMHEVEDKLYEGEILTGRFYVEEDRPSYTEEKQATDEMPEDPLAGKYFDDDAEWKRSYDLLERHT, encoded by the coding sequence ATGAGTGCATTCAGCGCAATCGGCGAGGATCGCGAGATAGACAGCGAGGAGTATACCCCCGGCATCGAACCGCAGGCCACCTGGTGTCCGGGCTGTGGTGACTTCAGCGTCCTCAAGGCGCTCAAGCAGGCGATGCCGGAAGTCGGCCGCACGCCCGAGGAAGTGCTGACGGTCACCGGGATCGGGTGTTCGAGCAAGCTCAATTCGTATTTCGACTCCTACGGATTCCACTCGATTCACGGTCGATCGCTCCCGATCGCCCGGGCCGCCAAACTCGCCAACCCCGACCTCGAAGTGATCGCGGCCGGCGGCGACGGCGACGGCTACGGCATCGGTGGCAACCACTTCATGCACACGGCCCGGGAGAACCACGACATGACCTACATCGTGTTCAACAACGAGATCTTCGGGCTGACGAAGGGCCAGACGTCCCCGACCAGCCCCAAGGGCCACAAGTCCAAGACCCAGCCCCACGGCAGCGCCAAGTCCCCGATCCGGCCGCTGAGCCTGGCGTTGACATCCGGGGCGTCCTACATCGCCCGGACGGCCGCGGTCAACCCCAACCAGGCCAAGGAGATTCTCGTGGAAGCAATCGAACACGACGGGTTCGCCCACGTCGACTTCCTCACGCAGTGTCCGACCTGGAACAAGGACGCAAAGCAGTACGTCCCCTACACTGACGTCCAGGAGTCCGAGGACTACGACTTCGACGTCACCGATCGCCGGGAAGCCGGCGAGATGATGCACGAGGTCGAGGACAAGCTCTACGAGGGCGAGATCCTCACAGGCCGGTTCTACGTCGAGGAGGACCGCCCGTCCTACACCGAAGAGAAGCAGGCGACCGACGAGATGCCCGAGGATCCGCTGGCCGGGAAGTACTTCGACGACGACGCCGAGTGGAAGCGCAGCTACGACCTCCTCGAACGTCACACGTAA
- a CDS encoding thioredoxin family protein: protein MTALDSEPEAIERGEVAPAFELPGTDGETHALADFADHEAVLVVFTCNHCPYAKAKFDPLNELAAEYDDLAVVGINSNDSEEYPDDSFERMVELVEDGTIAYDAYLRDESQDVARAYGAVCTPDPFLLENDGGEFRLAYHGRIDDAMSPDEEPETFEMREVVEDLLAGRELTDEFRPSRGCNIKWKDGGVRPE, encoded by the coding sequence ATGACTGCACTCGACTCCGAACCCGAGGCCATCGAACGCGGCGAGGTCGCGCCGGCTTTCGAACTCCCCGGAACCGACGGCGAGACCCACGCGCTCGCGGACTTTGCCGACCACGAGGCTGTCCTCGTCGTGTTCACCTGCAATCACTGCCCGTACGCCAAAGCGAAGTTCGACCCGCTGAACGAACTCGCCGCCGAATACGACGACCTCGCGGTCGTCGGCATCAACTCGAACGATAGCGAGGAGTACCCCGACGACTCCTTCGAGCGGATGGTCGAACTCGTCGAGGACGGCACCATCGCCTACGACGCCTACCTCCGCGACGAGTCCCAGGACGTCGCCCGCGCGTACGGCGCTGTCTGTACGCCCGATCCCTTCCTGCTCGAGAACGACGGCGGCGAGTTCCGCCTGGCCTATCACGGCCGGATCGACGACGCGATGAGCCCCGACGAAGAACCTGAAACGTTCGAGATGCGCGAGGTCGTCGAGGATCTGCTCGCCGGCCGGGAACTTACCGACGAGTTCCGGCCGTCGCGTGGCTGCAACATCAAGTGGAAGGACGGCGGCGTCCGGCCCGAGTGA
- a CDS encoding O-methyltransferase, giving the protein MPTVPAWIEQYATVVGPEPDDVIEEMDAYAEREGFPTVGPAVGGWLEVLARMVDAESVFEFGSGYGYSAYWFARGLATDGEIVLTEIDEDELDLAREYLERSEFDATFQYEHGDAIEIVDDYDGPFDVVLIDNEKTRYREAFEAVREKVAPGGIVVADNAIAGGGIDADRVRELLTGEAETAGASTEGIAAFVRAIHGDPRFVASLLPVGEGVVVAVRTD; this is encoded by the coding sequence ATGCCAACCGTCCCTGCATGGATTGAACAGTACGCGACAGTCGTCGGCCCGGAACCCGACGACGTTATCGAGGAGATGGACGCATACGCCGAACGCGAAGGGTTCCCGACGGTCGGCCCCGCAGTCGGCGGCTGGCTCGAAGTACTCGCGCGCATGGTCGATGCCGAGTCCGTCTTCGAGTTCGGATCGGGGTATGGCTACTCGGCGTACTGGTTCGCGCGCGGACTCGCCACGGACGGCGAGATCGTCCTCACGGAGATCGACGAGGACGAACTCGACCTCGCGCGGGAGTACCTCGAACGCAGCGAGTTCGACGCGACGTTCCAGTACGAACACGGCGACGCCATCGAGATCGTCGACGACTACGACGGCCCCTTCGACGTGGTCCTGATCGACAACGAGAAAACGCGCTATCGAGAGGCCTTCGAGGCCGTTCGCGAGAAGGTCGCCCCCGGTGGGATCGTCGTCGCCGACAACGCGATCGCCGGCGGCGGGATCGACGCCGATCGGGTGAGGGAACTGCTCACGGGCGAGGCCGAGACGGCCGGCGCGTCGACGGAAGGAATCGCGGCGTTCGTCAGGGCGATCCACGGCGATCCGCGCTTCGTGGCCTCGCTGTTGCCGGTCGGTGAGGGCGTCGTCGTCGCGGTCCGGACCGACTGA